The genomic stretch AACAGTCCACATGACTGCATATTCTGTCATGGAAAATCACAAGCACGAGGTGTTTAGTGTGTTCCTGCTGCTGTATGTCACGACTATCACTTTGAATTCACTGCTCATTTCTGTCATATACCAAAACAAGGAGCTGCATGCACCTATGAATGTGTTCACCTGCATGTTATCCATCAATGAAATATACGGCAGTAGTGCTATGTTACCTGCAGTCTTGGCTTTAATCTTATCCAAGACACATGAAGTACCTTTAAGGTGGTGCATGGCCCAGGTCTATTTCCTGCACACATACGCTAGTGGGGAATTCAGTATATTAGCTCTTATGGGATACGACAGATACGTCGCCATCTGTTACCCACTTCATTACCACACCATTATGTCTACTTCAAAAATGCTCAAGCTCATTGTATTCATAGGACTTTACCCACTGATTGTGTTTGGATGTTTATACTCTCTGACCATACAGCTGCGCTTTTGTGGAAATGTCATACCAAAACTGTACTGTGTGAACATGGAACTGGTCAAAAATTCATGTTTAAATCCACAGTACATAAGTATTGTGGgacttgttttcatttttattttaattgtcCCTCATGTTGTTATGATCCTTTTCTCTTATGTACAAATTTCCAGAGTATGTAGGAAGTTATCAAAAGAATCTCAATACAATGCTCTCAAAACGTGCATCCCACatctcatttcattttttaactaCACTATCGGCTCCTTGTTTGAAATTATCCAATCTAGATTTCAAATGACTCATGTAGCTTTAGAGACACGGATTTTCTTGTCTTTATACTTTATCATCACTCCACCAATTATCAACCCGATAGTGTATGGACTCGGCACCCATTTAGTAAGAGCTCATATACTCAAACTGTTTTTGCCACGCAAGTTAGCAAAAGCAGTGACTGCAGCTTATTAAGGACTGAAAAATTCAGACACTATGATGCATAGAACGCTCGATACGCTGATTTCTGCACTGCcctttctctgccattttcaaTTTAACTGTGCTGACAAACATATCTATTTCACTTAAGGACctgacaaataataataataataataatattcagaAAATACATGAAAGATACAATGTCTTTATACCACACATggaattatatttttaatcaaTGAATAAGATGATGCACAACATATGTCTATATGTCTGTAAATATGTCAGTTTTTTTTAGAAGGATCATGAAAGCTTCTTCTTCCCTCTCAGGTCTCACTATAGTTTTCCCCTCAAATGTATTTAGAAATCAGAAAGTGTCTCATTTATcacctgtttctgtgttttcagacttGTGTTCATAATCACTGTAATGTCTCAGTGCAAAAGTGaaacctgcagcagatattCAACAGGCATGCAGGTTGTTTAGATGAAAGATAGCAGAAAAACTGCCTCTGCAGGCatgttattataataacacctttgtgctgttgttttgacacaaagaaaacagattgACTGTAAATAAGCTTTTCAGCCTGATAAGAGGACTTTCTGTggtgaataaaacacacaaaaaagtgttGTGTTAGTAGATTAAGGCCTCGCTACATACACCTAAACATATGTCTAACAATAAAGTTCACAATTCTGATGACAATATCTCTGCCTTTTATGTGACTCTGCCCTATTttacaatattttttaaaattattatttaaatgtaagATATAATGAGAAATAAATGATAACATGTTTAATTGCACCTTAGAAAACACCTGTGACCTCTGAGACCTGGTGGGTAATTAAAGACTCATGACCTCATTTCACAGGAGAAGgaaagtgtatatatataacattCTCAGTGCTGTAGTTGGATGCACGCAAAGTAATGACTTCATGCCATATGTTTTTTCATAGCTTTGTTGGAGCATGGGAAATGTGTCTGTGGTGACGTCCTTTTATCTGTCTGAATACTACGGAATGGAAAAACTGAAGCCACTGTACTTCTGCATGTTCCTGATCacatacatcatcatcattgttgAAAACCTTATAATAATTGGAGTGGTTTATCGTGAGAAATCACTGCATACCCCGATGTACGTGCTGCTGTGTAATTTAGCTGCCAATGAACTGTTTGGAAGTACTGTCTTGCTGCCAGCGTTGCTGATCAACATGCTGTCGCGCTCCTATGAGATATCTCTGTCATTTTGTCAGACGCAGGTCTTTGCTATACACACATATGCCTTTGCTGAATTCACAATTCTGGCGGTGATGAGTTATGATAGGTACGTTGCCATTTGTCATCCACTGTCGTACCATACAATCATGTCACAGAGAGTTGTCAAGCTTATTTTTCTGATGTGGCTTTATCCCATACTGGCTTTactcattgtttttattttcactctCCGGCTGTCGTTCTGTGGAAGGACCATAGAAAAGGTGTACTGTGTTAATTACTTATTGGTAAAACTTGcatgcacaaaaacatccactgaAAACATAATTGGACTGCTGTCTGTTGTTTTGTACACTCTTCCACAGATCATTATGATCTTCTATTCATATGTGCACATCCTGAGGATATGTGCCCTGTCGTTCAGCCAATCAAAGTTCAAAGCCCTCCGGACGTGCACTCCTCACCTGTTAGCAATAATTAACTACTGCATTGGGTGTTTTTTTGAAATAGCGCAAGGTCGTTTTGACAGTAGTCACCTGTCTTATCAGGCCaagttgtttttgtctctgtattttttaatatttccacCCCTCCTTAACCCAGCTATCTATGGTTTGAGTATTCAGCTCATTAGAAAAAAACTCCTAAGATTTCTCAGCAGAAAAAGCAGGCAAGTACAAAAGATGTAGCATAGAAGTGAGATGTTAAAGAGCGTTCTGCACTGTGCTGTGGAAACACATGACATGTAGAATGcccttcctctctgtgctgtctaATCACATTTGCTCATTTACTAAAAAAAAGGCCAGATTATCGAGTGCCGTGAACAACATCTGAGCTGAATTCATAGGAATCATATAAAAGGCATGTTGTTTCTACTATTTGGTTTGAATATAACACTAAGACTTGATGTGTGTTATGTTTGTCCTGCATGCACTCTTTTATTTATACACAAATCAGCTTGTAATT from Parambassis ranga chromosome 14, fParRan2.1, whole genome shotgun sequence encodes the following:
- the LOC114446548 gene encoding olfactory receptor 2A25-like gives rise to the protein MGNVSVVTSFYLSEYYGMEKLKPLYFCMFLITYIIIIVENLIIIGVVYREKSLHTPMYVLLCNLAANELFGSTVLLPALLINMLSRSYEISLSFCQTQVFAIHTYAFAEFTILAVMSYDRYVAICHPLSYHTIMSQRVVKLIFLMWLYPILALLIVFIFTLRLSFCGRTIEKVYCVNYLLVKLACTKTSTENIIGLLSVVLYTLPQIIMIFYSYVHILRICALSFSQSKFKALRTCTPHLLAIINYCIGCFFEIAQGRFDSSHLSYQAKLFLSLYFLIFPPLLNPAIYGLSIQLIRKKLLRFLSRKSRQVQKM
- the LOC114446546 gene encoding olfactory receptor 52K1-like, yielding MDNATLETVHMTAYSVMENHKHEVFSVFLLLYVTTITLNSLLISVIYQNKELHAPMNVFTCMLSINEIYGSSAMLPAVLALILSKTHEVPLRWCMAQVYFLHTYASGEFSILALMGYDRYVAICYPLHYHTIMSTSKMLKLIVFIGLYPLIVFGCLYSLTIQLRFCGNVIPKLYCVNMELVKNSCLNPQYISIVGLVFIFILIVPHVVMILFSYVQISRVCRKLSKESQYNALKTCIPHLISFFNYTIGSLFEIIQSRFQMTHVALETRIFLSLYFIITPPIINPIVYGLGTHLVRAHILKLFLPRKLAKAVTAAY